From Canis lupus familiaris isolate Mischka breed German Shepherd chromosome 16, alternate assembly UU_Cfam_GSD_1.0, whole genome shotgun sequence, one genomic window encodes:
- the C16H8orf48 gene encoding uncharacterized protein C8orf48 homolog isoform X2: MADLPDGPVADGAQRSSSSSSPGGPQPRARASGSQPERGRAAHVEHGDQQAELSGSKNNETTFITKWIRYLRGQETSSGQYGSDARRQAESTRVPDEELNALQSFCAVKINLIQHRANSKEKKSSGRQKPQLRLEAGASEGDALTCTVPDELVNRIYLKNMRTAPKQGATAKQHISWRCLHCNRKRAELAQAAFLRRKKTLLESLLLQDKIDKHLYTKDLLTLIGDAHRGLPRLSDDPRIIWKRLNEQSQIRHSER, encoded by the coding sequence ATGGCCGACCTTCCTGACGGGCCCGTTGCTGATGGGGCGCAGAGAtccagctcctccagctccccCGGAGGACCgcagccccgggcccgggcctCTGGGAGCCAGCCTGAGCGGGGAAGGGCCGCGCACGTGGAACATGGAGACCAACAAGCCGAGCTCTCGGGCTCCAAAAATAATGAAACGACGTTCATTACAAAGTGGATCCGCTATCTCAGGGGCCAAGAAACGAGCTCCGGACAGTACGGATCAGACGCTCGACGCCAAGCAGAAAGCACGCGGGTGCCTGATGAGGAACTGAATGCCCTCCAGTCTTTCTGTGCCGTTAAGATAAACCTGATCCAGCATAGAGCGAACTCTAAGGAGAAAAAGAGCAGCGGACGTCAAAAGCCACAGCTTAGATTGGAGGCCGGGGCCTCAGAGGGAGATGCCTTAACCTGTACGGTCCCCGATGAACTCGTGAACAGAATCTACTTAAAAAACATGAGGACAGCACCCAAACAGGGGGCGACAGCCAAGCAACACATTTCTTGGCGGTGTCTCCATTGCAACAGAAAACGAGCAGAACTGGCGCAAGCTGCCTTTCTGAGACGAAAAAAGACTCTCCTGGAGTCCCTTCTGCTCCAAGACAAAATAGACAAGCATCTTTACACCAAAGACCTTCTTACCCTTATTGGAGACGCCCATCGAGGTCTTCCCAGGCTTTCAGATGACCCCAGAATAATCTGGAAGAGACTGAATGAGCAAAGTCAGATCAGACACTCAGAAAG
- the C16H8orf48 gene encoding uncharacterized protein C8orf48 homolog isoform X1: MADLPDGPVADGAQRSSSSSSPGGPQPRARASGSQPERGRAAHVEHGDQQAELSGSKNNETTFITKWIRYLRGQETSSGQYGSDARRQAESTRVPDEELNALQSFCAVKINLIQHRANSKEKKSSGRQKPQLRLEAGASEGDALTCTVPDELVNRIYLKNMRTAPKQGATAKQHISWRCLHCNRKRAELAQAAFLRRKKTLLESLLLQDKIDKHLYTKDLLTLIGDAHRGLPRLSDDPRIIWKRLNEQSQIRHSERLTF; this comes from the coding sequence ATGGCCGACCTTCCTGACGGGCCCGTTGCTGATGGGGCGCAGAGAtccagctcctccagctccccCGGAGGACCgcagccccgggcccgggcctCTGGGAGCCAGCCTGAGCGGGGAAGGGCCGCGCACGTGGAACATGGAGACCAACAAGCCGAGCTCTCGGGCTCCAAAAATAATGAAACGACGTTCATTACAAAGTGGATCCGCTATCTCAGGGGCCAAGAAACGAGCTCCGGACAGTACGGATCAGACGCTCGACGCCAAGCAGAAAGCACGCGGGTGCCTGATGAGGAACTGAATGCCCTCCAGTCTTTCTGTGCCGTTAAGATAAACCTGATCCAGCATAGAGCGAACTCTAAGGAGAAAAAGAGCAGCGGACGTCAAAAGCCACAGCTTAGATTGGAGGCCGGGGCCTCAGAGGGAGATGCCTTAACCTGTACGGTCCCCGATGAACTCGTGAACAGAATCTACTTAAAAAACATGAGGACAGCACCCAAACAGGGGGCGACAGCCAAGCAACACATTTCTTGGCGGTGTCTCCATTGCAACAGAAAACGAGCAGAACTGGCGCAAGCTGCCTTTCTGAGACGAAAAAAGACTCTCCTGGAGTCCCTTCTGCTCCAAGACAAAATAGACAAGCATCTTTACACCAAAGACCTTCTTACCCTTATTGGAGACGCCCATCGAGGTCTTCCCAGGCTTTCAGATGACCCCAGAATAATCTGGAAGAGACTGAATGAGCAAAGTCAGATCAGACACTCAGAAAG